Within Dreissena polymorpha isolate Duluth1 chromosome 13, UMN_Dpol_1.0, whole genome shotgun sequence, the genomic segment AACACATGAACATACAGGCCAATCCCTGAATGCATCTCGGCATCTGTGACATTAACATACATGCAAATCTTTAAATGCATCTCGGCATCTGTGACATGAACATACAGGCCAATCCCTGAATACCTCTCGGCATCTGTGGATGCTGGTAGGATAaaactattattattttatatagatTACCTATTATTTACATAacttataaaatttatttaaattatcacTTGTGCATACAACTTCATTTTGCCACATAAACTTTCATTATTTTTTCCAGTATAACATATATAGCAACAGtaacaaactaaaaaaaatatcacagaCATTTAAATACTAGCAataaaaaagtgtaaatgtttatttattaatacaaCGAATCTGATTAAATTGGATTGTCAAAAAGCCTCGTCGCAGCTGCAAGAAGGAGCAGATCGAGCATCATATTAACTATAATGTCCATATGAAGGTGGTGGTGCCGGTTGTCCTTCGAAACCAAACGGTTGATTTCGTTGTTGATTTAGTTCCTGTTGAAGGCGAAGTTGCTCTTGCAGAAGTCTGTTTTGTTCTTGGAGGGCTTGAACATTGGCATTTGTTGTTCCTGCATTGTTGAAACCTCCCCCAGCAGTGAACATATAAGGATCGTTTAATACAAAAGCACTCGTGTTTGTCATCACTTGAGCAGTGCCTATGCTGTTAGGctgttttataattataacagCACGACGGTTATTACTAACAATGTGATAACCAAAATATTTGCCATAAGCGCAGATGACATAAAATCCAAAAATACCCAGAGCCATCTCCAGTATACAGCCGACTAAAATTGTTGCAGACAGTCCTTTGATCGTACCTTGATATGGAACTTCGTCATAGAAAATCGACAAACCTCCGATTCCTGCCAGGAAGAGGCCCACAAAGCAACCAATCACGAGGAAAAAGGACAAAATGTACTGACCAGTCATCTGAAAAAAGTATAATGCTTTGTTAGGTTTTAAAATGAAGGCCATGATGGCCATGAAGCGCTCGCCTGAATTAAAGGTACACCAATCGTCAAAGACTTGACCTGGTTACCTAATTTTTTATCCAAGTTCAGTCACAGCCTTGATCTTGTCAAGACAAAAATtgtaaccaagtttcatcaatattgagttTCTTGTAGGGTAGCAGTATTGGTTTTCTAACGTTTGACATTGTTTTGGACACAACGGAACCAAATTCTAGCTCGGcaaagatattgtctagataaacattatgaccaagtgTCATCAATATTGAATCATTTACTTGGCATCTATattggtaacaaggtttttcaattatttgatcCAGTCACCTAAGTTTtgaataatgtgacttctagagtcgCAAAGAGTTAAAAGTAGACGAAGCATGACACAAAACCTTGGACATGAGGGAAGCTTAAATGTAGTTTGTTCAACAGGTACAAAATGgcatctttgaaaaaaatatagcaGACCCGATTACAATAATTGGTTGATATGATTACGCGTATATGGAATAAAAGTTATGTCTGTATGGCACAATagcattacatgtatacttcACTAAAGAGAtacaaattatttgtaaaatacaaattaagaTATCAGATAGACAAAGTTCAAGTTATATTGACAGCTGTGTTATTCATTCTTCTCATAAGGTTAAGCACTTAAAGAGTATTTTTCGGTTGGGTTTAAATAGGCATTACAGTTTTATATTTGCACTGAGTTCCTTCATAAATGAGTTTACTTTACAATATTAACAACACAcattaatcatattgaattgtaAAGCGGCAACATGCTCTTTTTTACAAGAACATTGGTACCTACAAACTTATAATTAAACAACGCCTCTAAACTTAATAACTTAATATGCACCTAATCTTCTTATGCTGTATTTATTTAACAACCAAAACTTGCCTTTAATGCACATAGTGGAATTACAAATCACATCTTAATCCATGACAGAAACGAGCCAAGTAGtgtgaaaatgggtctaatgcaaTTTTGGTCCAGTGTAGCTCATGAACAGATAAAGCAGACCCGTTTTCGCACCACGACGCTCAAAACTTCACACTACAAATTCTTACCACGCAACCTAGTTCTTTCTTTGTACTCTCATTTTCCTGGCTATTCGGTCCTTTAACAACAATGCATGAGCACAACAGAGCTTGTAGCAGACCCTGAAATAATcaacatttaacccatttatgcctaatggacccatccttctcaattggatcaatttatttccaaaattaggaatgtctagtttatttatttctatattaagaatatttcttacatcatgcggcctctcatctgggtctacgctgtttgtcaaggccttttttctagacgctaggcataaatgggttatagcAACTAGACCCAAACCTGCTgggaataatttttaataaaccaAATAGTTTGAACTTCTAAGTAATGTGCAGTACACATGTTGCAAAGACAAattgcatactttttttatttgtgtgtcaGTACAGTAATTAAAATTTTATGTTATCCGGCTGTCCTTAAAAAGTCTACAAATATGGGCCTAATGGcgttgttttgtaataaaaccttTTTATCTATTATGAACAGTATTTTTCACTTCGCGTGAAACAATAGGGTGATGATGACCCTAAAGCACTCATCGGAGTTCTATTGGAACACCAATCGTCCAAGAAATGACCGTGTaatctagtgtttttttttcttcaacatAACCAAGTATTGACTATATATGTTCAATTGTTCAATACAAACATTCAGTCTCATTATTATAAGGCCGTTAATGACCCAAACCGAGGGATATAGAGTTTCCataagacttgacctggtgattttgttttcaaacacaCTTTACCAAGGttcaaacttaacaaaaatattaataataaaaaaaaatctgacaaatattgtcaaaaatgtGACATAAATGTGGCTCCTTGTGCGGTAATAAACTTAAACTTGACCTTGTTACCTTAATATTGACCATACTTGACCAAAATTCAAACTTGTTCTAACTATTCTacatataaacattctgaccaagtgtccTCAAGATACATGCAGCTTCTAGAATGGTTACAAGTTATTTCAAACAGCTTACCTGGACGTCAGACAAAGACAGATCACCATAGCTCAACCTTGAGACATTCGTTCTCAGTTAAAGAGTCTTGCATCCCCTAACTTACATAGTCATAACATACTTAAGTTACAATATAATAACATGAGAAAAGTGGATGCAGTTTGCTCCAAAAGTTTTAACATTCTATGCTAACTTTCTGACATATAGACCAAAGACAAACAAACAGTGTGCTTCATAAATACTATTATACTAGTACACTTTTTTAGAGTGGCGGGTATGATGACAAGTAAAAACCGTATAATACAATAACGTACCAGAAATCCCCCAGTAAATCCGCCAATGAAGTAAGGAGGGTTGAACTTCCCATTGTCTGGATACTTTATTGCGGAAATAAGGCCAATTATAAGCAAGGTCATTGACAGCAGCCCCAAGAGGCCTGCAACAATCTTGTATCTCTCAATAGCAGCTTTACGAGCTTTACGAGCATCATCTGAAACAAAACATGATAAGTAGTCATTGAAAACGGTTTTAACTTAGTGGGTGAAACTCTTCTGTGAAAACTACCATCTCAAACTTGTAACGTTTACTCAAAGTACCTTCatgatattttaagtaaaaagatGTAACAACTAACAGGTATCAATTTATACTGGGGACTGCTTGGAACTTTTTTGAGTATACACATACTGGCTAGCAGGGTCTGACTACATAATCTCTCTGTAAACAAAGTCCTCTTAGAACATCGTAGATGCATTTTGATAGGGTCTTTTATGAATCAATTTCAAATTACAGTTCAAAATAAAAGACCATGCTGAGGAGAGATTCGTTTTTGACACGGGTGTTATGCGTGTGGCCAAGTCACTAAAACAccatcaatatgtcataaaacaacattttttcaccACTTTGACAAAAAATATCTGATAGCATGCACTCtgagtattttgtttcactaacaTTAACacgcttgaaaataaatacagacacGACTAAATTTAGGAAAAAAGAAGTGTTATTGTATTTCAAAATCTTCAACTGATATAATCCAAATGTATTTTAATCCATTCAATGCATTTGGTCGTATTCATTAAACGtccacataaattgcaaagtaAGGCAGACGACTGCGCTAGTGACAACATAACACTTTAATGTATTTGgtttatattaaagaaaatacttttacTTTTTCATATattctcagaaaatgttgcatgaaacAATCTAGCCGGCGAACTGTGCGCACACATTTCGAAAATACGTGAACTATGTCATATGATGATATAAACATGTTCAGTAGGCATACCCCGTCACGACTAGAtgctaattttatcaaatcttttaatagcaacatatatgccgaaattttatttaaacaaatggtGAAcgttagggctgcaacgggtacccgaaatatccgatgatatcggatcctacTTCAGATTCGcagtacggatccacccctggaaatttcggttccgaatttttatttttatagttgtatgtaacctagcgctgttttcacgagtattgattttatacagactggtttcatttaaatcattcgagatccttcggcttttattgtataagatTGTCATTTGCGACAAAgaaaaactaattcgaaatcatggcggatttacacattacaaatgcaattcataatggcaataagtaagttttcaatccttattgtctttctgaattgtattaaaaacaacggtagtggatccagtgtgtctggaatgttattcaggtaaattttgcataatttcgcgacctgtccaattgttgcaataattcaattCTACGCTttattcacgatttcgacattgttaaatcacgcgtaacgagactgccgagataacgcgagattaagggttcggggggggggggggggttctgccagtattcgctctacagtatacacaccttacctatccgctatatggacttcataaataaaataaaagcaataaattgccgatttgtaactaataaaagcaatctttatttttattatatagttcaacgaccatctgctcgataatagttcagtaccattgtaattagcggcgccgtaattaactactgacaaaaataacatgatcATACCTTGTGATAACATGATCATACCGTATGTACGGTGTGCAGAAAcctgtcagaaattaaaacaactccagactattataatttttgagttcaagttaatttaaacacacccacttattaaaattaaaccttttttatattagctcatttttctaaattttcagaaataaaaaccaattggtatttgcacatttcagtaaacctAAGACTGCttgattgttaaatatgtttgatttgtaaattgtataataaataaataatctatatatttttattagttctgttgcaagccttatttaagttaaatatgtttgatttgtaaattgtataataatctatatatttttattagttctgttgcaagcctaatttaagttaaatatgtttgatttgtaaattgtataataatctatatatttttattagttcagTTGCAAGCCTTacttgttgtgtttttaaaatacataaaaatcatattgttgacaactataatattatttaagatcattattaagcaaaagtaagtcccccaaatcaaatcaatatttatttattgtcggtatggtatacaaacattataactaAAGCTATGAATGGCTTTTGACCGACAGCTTACCCCGGCCAGCTAAACaggtagagtgctgatctctgactcgctcatgggttggtaagtttaagcctcaactcgggttcatctcttagaaataataccaccttaggctaccctgtctgtaacccAAATTGCAGTCGAGGGTCAccgacatacatgtatcaaatacaatgtatgtgcttatgttaacatttcctgaagattcaaccactgagcaggataacTAAGTTAACctcatattattaatgaaaaaattaaacatactattagatgtatcaaacagacaaaccaactagtacctactagtactttcataaggaacatcatccattaaccatctatacttccaggccttttggctctgctacatcaacaggaattagcgttggtacaatttataatatttcatccaaacaacaaaatctttataatgatagtattcatttaacagtcaggttttacttctattaggttaaaaactaaatagtgaatcagtttttgagatgaccttgtaccaaacacacacacaagctcctgtaaattttatacacactttaatgagcaagtatttggactgtcacagttattgcttgttggaatgtctcagactaaccaggATATACATgcagtcttcactttagcatttttgaacaactagcctgaatctttatgcattaataggacagattaaaatacccactagccctactatatgaatcaggaaatttaaatagccaaaatttaatacatttcactagccccgggctgttGGGCTAGGGGTTAGTgtcaagactgtaaaagcaataacaattcttcaaacattgatacttgtcttgttttgaacaaatctgccatgacgggTAGTTAATGGGGATAGCCCAACACACAACCAGTTAAGGATGACTGTGATACTGCTGAAAGTTTCACCAATATGGATATTTagccaatggacatttgaccagggactctttatttaattcgaagtaaatgttttcttagcagtgttaatagtcatgtcaacacatcacatgttatgttaaatgactacatgacaacattggatgtgtagcaacttaaaccaccatccattttattatatttctgaatgtgtaggatattttttaatgtaagggtatgaagtagacacacatctgacgtatctttattttatttttttcaaagaagatagttatgtaactgtggtgatgtataatattatttgcaagagttaataacattccaggtgtagaattcttgagcttcatgcagaatgagatacagtattccagtttctgacttctgttgacactgtgatgttcctgaaaaaaaaaagatttctataagttataacaataaaccattcaataacatttaaagacagcatagttatctgttttaaaataattgttcttttcaaagaaaagtattttaccaaaggcaatcaaacttctaatttgcccaaacttaacaaataatatatttttccataccccacccgcttttGGCATGTTTCTTTTTTACCTACTTTAAACCAGGGATGTATAATAGGGACTCAATTCGATACATTGTCTATCGGTTTATATAAGGTTTAATAATCAGTATAATATGATATAAACCTGATGATTCAAATAAATTGGAACATGTCGGCTTGTTTAACATGCATTTCCGCCATTTTCCCCCAAATTCAAATCCAGAAAACTAACATAATTAATATCGTATATGCCTTTAAAATATGTCCACGACTCAATTCGATACATTGTCTATCGgtttatataaagtttaataatCAGTATAATCTAATATAAACCTGATGATTCAAATAAATTGGTACAGGATTAGAAGCACAAGGAACTGTTCATTTGTTCAATACTGTTACTGTTACGAATTGTGAGGATAAGCATCctaaaaatgttgttaaatgtGAGGATAAGCATCCTAAAAATGTTGTTAATCGTGAGGATAAGCATCCTAATGTAAATAAGTTGGGTTCTTCAAGTTCTTTTGGTGACAAGCATTTTAAAAACGAAAATAAGGTGAAACCCGTTAGTCAACAAGGTGATAAGTACAAAAATCGTAATCTGAAATGTGTTTATTCTAACGCAGACAGTTTTATAAACAAACTAGATGAGTTTAAAACTAGATTTATGTCAGATAAGCCGGACATTATTATGATAACAGAAGCTTTACCGAAAAACAGCAGATTTGAAATGATGAAAAGTGAAATTGCGCTAGACGGATACGATATGTTTCCTGAAAACTTTCCAATTAAAAACTCTAGGGGTATAGTGATATATGTAAATAGTGAACTGAAAGCGGTAGAAATTGACATAAATCAAAGATTTAGTGAATACTGTTGTATCAAGATTAATCTTAAAGATAACGATAAATTACTAGTTGTATGTGTCTATAGAAGCCCATCCTCAGACATGGAAAATTACGATTTATTGAACGCATTACTAAGGCACATTAGCAACCTTGAAGAAGAATCATTTTCCCATATATTAATTACGGGTGACTTTAACTTTCCAGCCATTAACTGGGAGAATAGTGAAACAAGGGATTCAGTTAGTTCAAATTTTTTGGAGTGCATAAGAGACTGCTTTCTTGAACAGATAGTAGACAAACCGACTAGATTCCGTATTGGACAGGAACCATCCATTTTGGACTTGATAATTACAAACGACTCAAACAATGTACAAAACATTAATTACCAAGACCCCCTGGGGCATAGTGATCATTTAGTTATAACATTTGACTTTGTATGTTATACTCAATATTCCAATACCAACACAATCAAGTTTAACTATAAAAAAGCTGAATTTGAGAAAATAAGAGAAGGAATGACCTTGGACTGGGATAAATTACTGGAAAACAAGGACACTAATGAAATGATAGACATATTTATGACCAAACTGAACAATGAAATGAACGAACACATACCAAAGAGAAAGAGCAGTGTGAGGAAAAACAGTGTGCCACTTAGTGAAGAAATAAGAAAATTAATTAGGCAAAAACATCGAGCATGGGAAAAGTACATGAAACATAACAACGAAGAAaactacaaaatatatacaaGGACTAGAAACAAAGTGAAATCAATAGTAGCAAAGGAGCGTAAAAAATACGAAAAGGAAATAGCGGAGACATCCAAATCAAACTGTAAAAATTTCTGGTCATATATAAACTCAAAAAGGAAAACGCGTAGTGGTATATCGGAATTACACGAAATGAAAGATGGGAAGTTATTTATAGCTAATAGTGACCAAGATAAAGCAGACGTTCTAGCAACATTCTTTACTAGTGTATTCACACAAGAAACTGATGAAAACTTTGATAAAATGGAGAACATTAACTTTGAGAGTCTGTCAAGTGACGATGAATTTAAACCAGAGGAAGTGAAAACCCTATTAAACGAACTCGACACATCTAAGTCTCCAGGTCCAGACCAAGTTCACCCAATTGTTTTGTCAAAACTGTCAGACATAATCCAAATACCTATGTGCCATATATTCAACAGCTCTTTTAAGTCGGGTATTGTGCCTAATGAATGGAAAATTGGACAAATTACAGCATTATTCAAAAAGGGAGATAAAAAATTAGCATCGAACTATAGACCAGTCAGTCTCACTAGCGTAATCTGCAAATTGATGGAAAAATTAATTCGTAAACGGATAGTTGATCATATGAACTCTAATGATTTATTCAGTGATAAGCAGTTTGGATTTATTGGAGCCCGATCAACCAACCTACAGTTACTCAGGGTTATGGACCACTGGACTAGTATACTAGATCAAGGAGGcgaaattgatacaatttacacAGATTTCATGAAAGCATTCGATAAGGTCCCACACAAAAGATTAATATACAAATTGGAAAAATATGGCATCAgcaaacaaacatgtaaatgGGTACAGAACTTCTTAACCGATCGTAAACAAAGGGTACAAGTCTATGGGAGCTACTCACAATGGCACGTTGTCACCAGCGGCATTCCTCAGGGTTCCGTACTAGGACCGATCCTATTTGTGGTGTTCATAAATGACTTACCAAAATGTGTGAACTCTAGTGTTCTTATGTTTGCGGACGATACAAAAATATACCGTGAGATTTCGACTAAAAATGATCAGTTAATTCTCCAAGATGATTTGAATAAACTTTTTGAATGGAGCAACAAATGGCTGTTAAAGTTTCACCCAGACAAGTGCAAAATACTACAAATTTCAACAAAACCCCCAGAAATAAGATCATATACTATGCCCAAGTATGAAGGAGGCCTCGTTTCTCTAGAAagagttgaaaatgaaaaagatgtTGGTGTAACAATaaactcaaaattaaaatttgatgaaCACATACAAAACCAAGTAAATAAAGCCAACAAAATGATGGGATTAATAAGACGTTCATTTAAATTTCTAGATTTTAGAAGCTTCAGATTATTATTCAAGTCCATTGTAAGACCACATCTGGAATATGCCAGCAGTGTATGGAGTCCATCAAAAATTAAAGACATTGATAGCATTGAAAACGTCCAACGTAGAGCAACCAAAATGTTACCCAAAATTAAGGATAAATCATACGAGGAAAGACTTAAATTGATTAAACTACCCACTTTGAAATTTCGCAGACTACGAGGGGATATGATTGAAACATACAAGATCTTGAACAATATCTATGACAAAAGAACAACAGTTGGAATTTTTACTTTGAACACAAATACAAATAGAGGCCATCCATTAAAACTTTCAAAACAAAGGTGTGCACGCGACATTCGCAAGAACTTTTTCTCCAATCGCATTGTAAACATATGGAATAATTTACCAAGTGCTGTCGTCACATCCAAGAACACGGATACTTTTAAAAGACGCCTAGATAAATATTGGATAAACCACCCAATGGTGTACGATCATAACTGTGACTATAATGAAATAACCGGAGGCAAAACACCGAGACTATTAAATAGCGATGACGAAGAAGAGGCCACTACAGAGGTCCAAAAGACCTGCGGTGGTAAACCACCTAAGGTAACCTAAGGTATGTCGGcttgtttaacatacatttccgccattttgaaatctaTCCTCTACCGAAGGCTATTATTTGCAACCTGATTTTATGACTTTATCATCATAAtctaacataaatatacatgcgTAACTGATTTTGAAAACATACCTGTCATTGTTCCATGTGTATTTAGTCTCGATGATGGTTTAAtaacgatgattatgatgattttttaaCCTAACAAAAGTCGTCTGATCCACCATTTCGTTTTCAGCTTTAGAcgagtgcgcatgcgcgaaaactGCACGACAGCATATTCGGCATAAAATCGAGTTTCGGATCCCTCTATTATACATCCctgtttaaacacaataaaatcgaaataaagcatgaacatgaactacaattaaatcaaagatactaagctaataacaaattacaaaaaaatcataccatataagttatatctgcaaattattgggaaattataattgcatcaacacaGAACTCTATGCAAACGCACTGCAGTAGATGATTGAGTACCCCCCCCCCGACCTCACTtaatccactcagagttgtctcccttaaaataatgtcgaaaaggtcaataGCTCAATGGGCTGCTTATAGTTACAGTtatcagcgagaaaagtgtgttaaaacatcgtcgtgtttttatagggtgcatgcaaaggataacattggtaggttgccattcaggtaaatttaacatgtttatgaaatttattcattattttcctcaatttgtctcgaacgacgtcagtttagtgaagcgcacggattcactgcgctgaactgcacccatgtttatgaaggggtgcatatggactcccagagccgccatagcaaaaattatcaaaggctctgggagtctgtTTATATGGACGACCGGTCCAATtgagttcctgcatcatgtaaattgtaatgtcttgaaagcatcatctactaagtttaaatgctatcttgtgatgcaaggaacctcggtgcccagtgagagaatcttctgcaCAGCAGGAGATCTCgccagtgctcatagggcttgcctggacccggacaatgttgaaatgataatttttgtgaaaacaaacatcaaactgtatgaacagtgaaaagcatatgttaacaaacaaactattaagtgaataattgttaaggtttcattttattttgacattgctacaatgttaaacgagaactttgttatgttttttttgttaaaaaatgttctatgttttttagtcaaattatacttttaatactattgatttctttaatttagacagaaacttctaattttctcttatatgagggatccggatccgaaaaacagtaagaaaccatatttggattcggattcggatccgaacaaatttttggattcgttgcagccctagtgAACGTGTGTGTTTTTGCAATTCTTTAGCACTTTTATGTGtccatgttgctcaaaagaagtaTAACCGATAAAAAATAAACTTGTCAAGTTGTAGATAGaagttataaaaatgtttaaatagtgttttagtttgttaaaatatgttcagttaatctttttttttaaagttttgttgGCATAAGGACCCTCGCTTTTCGGATACGTGACGTCTCGATTCCAGGCAAACAACGCGCACAGTGGGTGTTATTGCGGGTGtatatggaactatcggctttgcgttGGCTAAATAAACACTGTTGACTTAAATTTAACGGGAAactagaaatatctttaaaaaaaaatatacgacGTTGTTTGTGGTCGGTGTTGAtaaacgatcaaaagttatatctatgagatcaaagatagcgcaTGCCTACTTTCTGCgaagtttttagctgcatcactCGCAAATAAATTACGGGATGTTGCGTCatatttcgtggcttatttcgctttattagatattatCGATcgaatatttatatgtaaaacatagaaaaacacataaagaatgaaaataaatgaaagcatatggATCAGCTGGCAACACACGAAtcatccgtacatatttgaaatatttatacgcgcgttcttcgaacagacctgtTTTAGTGATTTGTcggacattgttatttgattcgattatttatAGTACCGTGAATCATTCTTAACACATTATCTATATGGTGGAATATTTcctattaaattaatcaaaa encodes:
- the LOC127855847 gene encoding uncharacterized protein LOC127855847 — protein: MTTEDDARKARKAAIERYKIVAGLLGLLSMTLLIIGLISAIKYPDNGKFNPPYFIGGFTGGFLGLLQALLCSCIVVKGPNSQENESTKKELGCVMTGQYILSFFLVIGCFVGLFLAGIGGLSIFYDEVPYQGTIKGLSATILVGCILEMALGIFGFYVICAYGKYFGYHIVSNNRRAVIIIKQPNSIGTAQVMTNTSAFVLNDPYMFTAGGGFNNAGTTNANVQALQEQNRLLQEQLRLQQELNQQRNQPFGFEGQPAPPPSYGHYS